From the genome of Pseudoliparis swirei isolate HS2019 ecotype Mariana Trench chromosome 1, NWPU_hadal_v1, whole genome shotgun sequence:
gagaaagacagagggagtggaggaaacgagagagagagagagcgacagagggAGTGAAgcaagatagagagagacaaagggagtgcaggaagagagagagagagagatcaagagAGGGGGTTTGAGGGAAGGTCAAGAgtgtttatgtgcatgtgtttgtgaatgAAGGAAGGAGTGCATCGGCCGGGAGTGAATCCATTTCATGGAGTGCATTAGTCAAGTATGTAACCTGGAAGGCCGTTGGTTTAATCACAGTGGAATGTTCAAgttgtgtgtcacacacacacacacacacacacacacatatagtaaaTCAACACTCCATCTTCCACCTCACTGGCTTTCACAGTTTGAAAGTCGAAATGCTGAGCAGCTGAATCACAGATCCGCACCTGAGGGGTTTCTACACACGTCTGGGTGTAATTGTGCTCGAACACCGAGgagcctcctcttcttcttccctccagcGGTAATGAGAAACTGATTCCAGGTCAGCCAGCCAGCGTCTGTGGGCGGGGTTCACCCGATCTGCGTTCATTCCTGTGTTCTCTAAGGGCGTCATCTGATTGGGCTGTTTGAATATTTGAGCTGGAGTTGCAGATAGGTTAAGAATTCAAAACACAACATGCGTCCGTGACTGTTAACCCTGTTGTAGCCCGAAGTTAAACAAACAACCTGTGAACAGCGTTGACAGCCTTGGAGAACTGCATTCTCAAAGGATCGGCACAACGGCTGTTATCATGGAGGACAGAAGGCGGTTGGCAAATGACATAAACACCTGGCAgtaagagaggaaggaagattaAAGGCCACTTAGCACCACGGTGTGTGAGTTCTTAAGGCAGCAgcaggtagatagatagatatattattCAATATGTAAAATACAAACAGCAACAGCGGTCACAAATACCAGACATACAGTGGAAGAAGTGTTCAGATCTTTTACTTCTCTATATAATGCAGTAAAATAGCAGCAGACAGCTTGCTGTGTAAAGATATAGTGGAGGAATGTGAGGAGTGAATGAAGTCGCCTTCCTTCTATGTATGTGAGGTTGAGAAAAATGGGTTATGTATCATATTATGGTCGATGCACAAGCTGCATTTCAATCTTGTAGCCGGTGGTGGAGGAACACCCTCTATGGGGGGGTGTGAGATGACGAATTGGTCGGAGAAATTAAAATTTAAgtaaaaacatttaagaaatgtaGAGGGGGGATCACTCGTTGGTGAAACTGCTCTCAACTCAAAGGCTTATGAAACGTTCTCAGGGGCCCAGCTACACATTTCTTCTTGTGAGGGGACACAAGCCACAACATGTTGGAAATCactgttttcttctttcaaaaTGTCTTACATAAAGTCATCCTCTATTTTTATGCAAACTCTTATGAATGCAGTTCAGCTAaaagtcttttaaaagtaatttaaaagaaCAGTGTTGGTGAGTAATGTCATTTCACATATTTTTagattataaatgtatttcgtTTTGTAATGTCGTGCTAATTGAATACAATGGGATTATGTTATAAAAGAAGAGAGGCTGGTAAATGAATGTAATAACTGAGTTGCAGCAGTTCAGTTGTGAGGCAGGCATCCTCCCGGAGTTCTGCTCCGGGGCAGTTACTTAATTCTCAGTCACCACGTAGCCTTTTCAACCACACTTGGACAGACAATGGCTAGAGGACATCCTGCAAACAGTATCTAAAAACACGCCTGACCTTACAAGTTCAGCCGGTTCAACCTAAAAGGCACGAGTCTCTGCTAATGGATCGCACATGGCAGGTGCTGCCAGCGAGAGGAAAAGAGACGAGCGGCACAAAGCCGGGCCGGGTCACCGGCACCGAGCCTGCAGCATCTGATAAGGAAGACCGGGAAACTTTGGTTACAAACGGAGCAGGTCAAGCGACGACCAGATGTCAAGCCGCCACGTCCATCAGGCAGTCAGGCGGGCATCGCGTCAAGCTGTCATGCGAGCCCGAGAGGTCGGCGGCATGAGAGAAAGGGTGGCATGCATGTgagaacaaaattaaattaTCCATTCGAGGATACAGTGACGAAGGTTGCTCCAGGTCTATATCGCGTGATGAATAATCACGTTCCAGGTATAGCTCGCTCTCTCGCGGCCAGAATTTGAGAGGACCCGCTTTCCTCAGGTTCATGAAATCCATCTTGATAGAAGACCTCAGGGAGACCTGATGGCTGCAGCCACGAGTCACCAGACATATGAGTTACGAGGACCTGGTACGCCTCACGCAGTAAGAACACCTGGGACTAGAAACACAGCTTTTACGACTTTactaaaaacagattagcacttcagtggaatttgaatggcacttacctatggtattacttatggtattacttatgttattactcatggtattacttatgttattactcatggtattactcatggtattacttatgatattactatggtattactatggtattacttatggtattactaatagtattacttatgatattactatggtattactatggtattacttatggtattactaatagtattacttatgatattactatggtattactatggtattacaTATTActaatagtattacttatattactatggtattactcatggtattacttatggtattacttatggtattactaatagtattacttatgatattactatggtattactatggtattacttatggtattatttatgctattatttatgttattacttatggtattactatggtattactcatggtattactcatggtattactcatggtattacttatggtattactaatagtattacttatgatattactatggtattacttatggtattgcttatggtattacttatgatattactacttatggtattactcatggtattaattatgatattattacttatggtattacttatggtattactcatggtatttttgtagtttggctttcttgaagaaatgttactttcttgattcttgttgttctgagtttgtactcgtggttaaATTCACTGTAAGTAGCTTtgaataaaagcgtcagctaaatgacatgtgacgtAACATGCTTTGATATAACAGGCTGTGTTGGAAAGTAACCAATCATTGACTAAAGTGCTGTTTTGAGGTACTCCGTGTATGTTGCTTTACACATCCACCCCGCTACATGTATTGGACAGTTACTTTCTAAATGACTAAAATAACACATTGATCAAAAGGAAACcagcttgtgtgtgtcttgaggcCCCTTGTCACCTTTCAGGTAAACTGTTCACCCCTTTAACCTTTGATACTTTCCGTATCAGGTTCCTGCTGAGTCTGACACATTTGCATCGCTGTATTGTCCACACACTGATAGATGATTATTTGTTAATAACAAACCAGGTAAAAGTGCCCCTCATCAGTCCCCTGAAATTTACCTATGGATTTAGAGGAATGAAATCTAAACTGTGGGTCTCTTGCCTTcataaattaaaatacaaactcTCTTTTCCCCTAATAGAGAAGCGAACCGGGATCGTGTCCTCCCCGAGAGTCAAGGTGACCGACATGTATCAGCCTCGGGTAACAGAGTGAGGTAAACGAGAGGGACGGATGATTAGGAGGGTTGGTATCCATTGCTCCTGTTTCCTTCACATTTAGCGTCCTTGACACAGGTGTAAAATACTACTGTTACTCTTTGTCTGTTTGGAGGGCTGCACTTACCTCAGATCCACGGCACAGGGCCCGGTGCTCCTTGCAGCAACGCAAGATGTTTATCCCCAACATGATCCTCGGCTCAACCTAATCTCCTGCACGAGACCTTACCTCCTGACCTTTTCACTCTAACCTGGCATAATAATCTATTCCCTTTTGGCCAATTGGAGCTCTTAACTTCCAGACAAATTACCAAACCATTGAAACCACAATCTAGCTCTTGCTGTTAAAAGATTCATTGTTCTAAAAAGTGCCTCATTCAGTCATTGGAAGGCTTCCTCGGGGACGGTGAGGCCGTTTGATGCTTTGATCCCTGACACAAACACAGCCTCACATGTTGTTGATTTATTGGGATCAGAAAGGAGCATCGAGATTCACATACTTTTATTCTAATCGGTTTTACAATTTCTGAACAACAGGTCTTGATATAACAAGTCAAGAAGAACGGTGAGTTATGCTTTGCAGGTGTGTGTCCTCGTAAAACGTCTGCTTCAGTGCTCTGCCAAAAACCACAAGCTGACCTTGCTTAAATCTTTGTAGAGATATAGAAACTGGCAGACGTCCAAAACAAGATAACTTAAGACAGAACGTAGTCTTAGTTTAACCATATTTTATTGTCATCCTGGATTTATTGCAGATGAGAATCATCCAAATGATTTCAAGCATCTCTAGATTAAGAGTACACATACCAGGCCAAATGTTTGAGTTACATTTGAAATacacaaagaaaaataagaCCCTTGTGATTACAATATAGTTACCACTCATCAAGTTGGTCTTCTGCCTCTTAGCACCAGGGGGCAATAAAAAATGTGGGAGAGCAGCATCAGAGGTCTGGATGAACAAtggcttcttctttttacagTTTAAAACGTTTTTGTTTATTGTATTGCAATTGTTGTCATTTGATAAATGATCCCCATGTGTAGACATAAAGAAGgcagacaaaaaaaacattaattttacAATGTTTTCTCAATACAAATCATAATAATCTGCAGGGTTTTCCACCAGACGGACAGGGATATGTTGCTGAGAATGAAGCGTGGTCTCAGTTCTCGTCATGAAAAACAGCAACAATCGTAAAGCCATGGTCTGTCAAGCACATTGCATTCGAGTGAATCACTCACTCTTCACAGTGCAGACAACACAGTGAAAACAGCTCCCTCATTCACAGTAAAACAGAGGAAATCCTCAAGAGCCATTGGTTACAACCAACAAGTATAGGAGCATAAATTAGACACATGCTGCAAGCACAACATATTAAAATAGCTGCTCTTTGTTCATAATAAGTGTAATGATATGCTCCGTGTTTGGGTTTTACCCATCAATTTGGAGGAAAGAAGAGACTTCTTTGTTAAGGCATGTTGGTGCATTGTACCAGCacgtccaccagagggcgaagGAGAGCCACAAACTACTGAGACTCACTCCGTCAGAATCCTTTCTGCTTCATATTACATTTCACTtaatcacaataacaacaataacaacaatatccCGTGGAGCTTCTAGTAGAGCCACACTGGATAATTAAAACATCAGAGGATGAGTCTTGGTCCCAATCCAACTCACATGTCATCATTAAAATTGCCTCATCGGCTCAGATGCAAAACAGCAGCCTGGATGTTTTGCATCAGCTTAACATCAACAGGACAATAAAGACATaaggagacacagagtgagCTGCACATTTTTTCTGATTATAACATtaaaaatcataaaaataacaaagtaGTGTCCCACAGTCAGGTTATAACGTGAGATGGAGCATTAGGTCTGCAGACTGGTCGGAGAGGTGAGGTCGGGACTGATTTCTGGAAACATTGTATCCCTGCAGGCCGAGAGGTGTGTTTGGTTTGTATACCTAAGCTCGGGTGGGGTGGAGTCAGTGGATGCGAGGCACTGGATGCAGCAGGGTCATGTGCTCAGCGCCGCCGAAAGGCAGACGGCGGGAGCAGTAGTGATGCACCACCTCTGGGATGCTGGCGAACACGCAGCTGATCTGGTCCAGGGTGTAGCCGCTTTCTTTGGTCTGGGCAACAATGATGTGGACGCAGCCTTGGCTCGTCCTGAGTCACACAAAGGACACGGAAGGAGAGAAAATCATTATTTTGTCAAATAGGATGATGCCCTGTGTGACTTTTGCTATACATGAACTATTTGTTGACGTTATCTTTCATGTATATAATTAATCTTGATGTATTCCAGATCCTTTTTTATAGAGGCTCTTCCCTCATGAGGGAGTATCAAACTGCATTGTTCAGCTCTGCTCTGATTTATCTCAATTTGAAAGTGGATTGACTCTAGTTTGACTCTTAAAAACGGAGATTATGACATCAACAACTTTCCTGTGGTGAGTTTACAACTGGACCAAATCCCTCTGAATCCTTTCATAGAGCACAGTATGTGATCAATATGTACAACCTCCGCCCTTCAGGCACCACCCATGCACTTTCAGGCTGCACTCACTTGAGGGCGATGGAGTACTTGCTGCTGTCCGACTCGCTGTTCCTGACCAGGAAGCTGGCCTCTTTGCAAGACTGCAGCTGAAACTCCGCCTCCTGGCGAGTCACGTAGCCATGGTACCAGCTGAgaaagagggtgagagagagaagggttaCATTTTCACCTGCTGCTTATCAGGTCTGGATCCTCATGTCATACACACCTGTTGAGCATGACTCAGACGTAACTCTGAGAACTACGAACAATCTGGAGTGAGGCTTGTATAACGCATAATCAGACATGTTCTGACATTCAAAAGTAAttcattaatttaaaaatagtttGAGTATTGCAGTTTTAAATATCTAAGTCAGTGGTCGCCAaaccgtcgatcgcgatcgaccggtcgatctcggagacgttccctgtcgatctccaaaataaaatgaaaataaattcagaaacacattgttccttgttttggaacattttctgaagtgtcttctgaaatgttttcttcctgactggaagatcgacgtcagaaaagatctccgcctgattcatgaacgcctgaaaacgggttcgcttacacagccgtgttctcagctgtgctccctgaaagaggggaacgtaccactacaggtggggcgcagggggaaatgcagaaacacctttattgataacttcacatattacaaaagctcaaagtacaaagacataaaactaagtcatcaataaataaatgttgaaatgcctgtaccttcgtgtaaatgtttaggTTAAGGCATTAACagattacgcctgcgcatgcgcgactgccgagattcttggcgacttgccaggttttacctcggtgagttcggcttttctgctgttgtccttcaaaacaaaagctcaacattgagggtttttttcttgtctgatagagcaatctggtttacttgaaagtgattgcaattgcatttattctattatttgaaaagggacagatgcaggagtcacaaatggtggttctcatatatattattattataattatttaaatctgaggacgtctgtagagctgatgtgaatgtaatcaccaacggtctgaattcagaaccagacccagataagaaaactttcatgaataccaaatttgccccgaaaaaactcgtcagtggagttgagaaaatcaccaaatcaaagaccaggagctgaattactgacagacagctcacagacggcctcagactgtctgtctgtgattatgaactaactccaagctcacaggcagagttcagtcacagccataacactgactggagtcacatggcttgatggcattgtgatgagagctgaacttacatgagttgcactgactgatcatgttgtcagtgttgtgttgtaattggattggattcaatttcttgtcattgctagagtacaggtacagaggcaacaacatgtaaataaatacaacatttatattggtagttcatccagctgctcattgcaaatgtgttttttcttgttcatattgtgtgcggtgaacaaatatcttacttgttctattacacttaaattctgtgttcttggtcacatcaatttaaacgctggaccaaaatgacaattaggccaaataaaaagttgtaagtccagtctggaccgtcgttttctctcaacgcctcaatcggtagatcttgccggtcatgaaggcagaggtcagggatcttgggctcaaaaaggttggtgaccactgatctAAGTGTTATGCACCCACAgggtcacctctcctcctcacctctgttTTTCCAGGGGCAGGCAGGGGTCAACGCAGCAGGCCTCGGGGTCGGGGATGCTGCCGGGGTTGCAGGATGGCGACGGCGTCGTGGGAGAGGACCGCAGGATCTTCTGGGTCCAGCTTTTCTGCCTCAGGTGCTGATGCTGCTGCGGAGGCTGGGCCAGCGGGTGTTGGGGCTGCCTGGTGAGTGTGGGGTGAGGCATCTCCTCTTTGGTTTGGCGTTCAGGGCTGTCAAACTGTGCTGTGGGGAGAAGAGAGACGAGGGAAGATGTCAATTCATGCAAAGAAAAGAAGTGAGTTCAAACTTTGTTCCCGAAGCTTCCTGTAAATATCAAaatatgaagacatgatgaaTCATGCAAGATGTGATTCAATATGCTGTTCTATGTCAGTCTATGCAGcatatgaaatataaatgtgagAGCAGGCCTTATTTTGTGGTTTCAACAAAGATACCTCATATGGATTTGAGGTGGGGACGTGGAAGGGTTATATAAATTCGGTCTTTTAGTTACTTTGAAAAGCGTTGctatataatttataaaaataaagaaaagattaACTATCTAAAAGTGGCAGAAGCAAACTTTCCTTCTCAGAAAGCTGTGTGTCTGCGATCAAGATGGATGTGGTGTAAAAAACATTGGCTGTACCTGACAGAGTTTTGACGATATGCTCTTTCTTCCACTCCCAGGGCAGCTCGGGCCGCATGACCGCCGTCTTGTCCCCGTCACCACTGCCCTCATACGGGACGTCATATATCTGTAAGGGCACGGGCGCACTGTCCTCCACCGTTGCCTCGCTCGCctccaccagcacacacaccttcagcagGTCCTTGGACCCCCGACGTCTGATTTCTTGCAGGTAGAAAACAAGGGATTCAAGATTCAAACCTGTGCTGGAAAATCAGTATAGAACCAACACGCCTACATACAGGAATGTTGGTAATACGTTAATACATGTGAAATAagttgtaaataaatacatgtttcagGGGATAGTTATACGGTTCAATCACTCACAACCTGGCTGCCCAGAAGTCCTTCCTGCGAGGCTTATAACTGATCAATAACACATAGAaaagtatttattcatttttgactgcttttaaagtctatATAAAAGATCATTCAGGTCAGTAACCTAGGGATTCAGCTGCCTTGCTTATGGAGTCACAGTGACATCAGACTCTTTCTCACTTCCTCGGTATGATTTAAGCCTCATTAAATTGACTCAGTCACATCATCACATCCTCTGAATAATTCTCTGAGGAGGACTGGAAGTAGCAGAGGCACTGATTGAACTGCAATACACCATTTACATTCACAGCAGGctattgtttaacccttgtagTTAAAACAATGGCATGATGGAATGAAAGGTCGGGGGAGCATTTGATTGGCCGACAGACCGCCAGTCTTCCTAGATGCTGGGAAGTTTTGATAAATGATCAGACAGCTCCATATAGGGGGTTACACCGTGAGGAGGTGGGGGGCACTGAGGGCCAACTTCCTTTTTAGAGAATAGTACCAGGAAACAGAGACAGGAAAGAGGAAGCAGGGGCAGGAAACTGCACCTATTGTCCGAAACGCAGCACAGTTGCCACGGTAACCCCGTGGGGTTTGTGCACTCGCAGCTCGGCCTGCAGAGACTAAACATGGTATTCATTCACACAGGGATGACGTGCATGTGGACACGTCAGCTGTACACAGTCTGGGATTCAGGGACTGAATGAAATATGGTGGTCACAGCTGACAGCGAGAAGGCGTGAGAGCACATCGATGACATCGCTGAAGGTCTCACCGGTGATCATCTGCTGGGCATCGTACGGCTCCATGTAGCCATCGTTCTCCCCGACCCTCTCGGCCTCCCTTTGCTCCCTGGTCTTCTGGGCATCAAAGGGATCTGCGTAATCCTCAAGGATGATCACCTGGATTAAAAAACGCGGGAAATTAGTAGGGCTACATTGTTGGGCTAAAAATGTGCCACGcgtataaaaagaaagaaaatgtgattCCCCAGCTGGGGCAACAATTACTTGTGATGTTTCCAGCAGATACAACTGTAGAGAAGTTGACATGGATGGAGAAAAGTAATAGATAAATGGTTGAATTTTCCAACCTCTGCCCCTCCaagtggtaataataataatcatttattttatatagcgcttctctagacactcgaagtcgctttacagttcagagtccagtagtcatacacacacacagtcatcccggtggtggtaagctacatcagtagccacagctgccctggggcagactgacggaagcgtggcagccaatcagtgcctacggcccctccgaccaccaccaacattcattcacatccatatggTACTAATATCCAACTAAACAAAGACAATAGACCGTTCCAGAGGGAAGAAAATTGCATTTATATAATCGTGTTAAATATAGTGCAGTTTAAAGTAGTGATGCAACTCACTTATTACTAAGAAATGTATCATTTTGTATGTAAAATTAAATATACCCATTATATTTGACCAAAGTCCCAAACCCAAAGATATTCAATATATCATGATATGGTGCATAGAAAGACTTTGATATGTTTTCATTtaatcaattattaaaatagcTGCCAAATAAATTATGACCAACCGATCGATAAATGATCTCAGCTGTAGTTTAAAATGATGGTTGTTGTCGACATCAGACAGAAATAGAACCTAGTCAGCCAGAATGATACCTGTCATAAGATATAGCTATATTGAGTGTAGTGTATTACTACTGCACTTTGGCATGACCTTTTCCTCGGGGACAATGGAAATCAGCCTTGCGGCTGTAATTGggtgcatttacattttttatttaaagtgttcatCACATTGTCCCTgttgaacaaataaaaacttgaaacttgaaacttggttTTAATCCCACTCTCTTCACATTCATATCTGACTGGTCACCGCCTCTATTCCGCGACCCCGGTGCAGCCCGACCGGCTCGTCATCTTATCAGTGCCATATATCGTCTTGTTTGCTTTACGAGCCACTGACCATGACACAAAGGTGTAAAGTGAAGTTGTCTCCCTCCAATCACTTGCAGTCGTGTTGCCGTGACAAACAGACGTGGGCATTAGTTAGTGTTTGAATAACGCAGCAGATTGAAACTCAGATAGTTGTTCAGAGCGGTTTCGATACAGACGAACACAGATTCATATGCAGCATGTTACACATCCACCTCTTGTGGAGTAACATCACATTCATTCATAAAAAGGAGCATAAGACACAACAATAAACCTGGCGACTGCACTGGAGATGAAAAACAGGGATTTTACTCCCTTCCTGAAATATAAGACTCCCATTttattctttctctcttttgtgtgtcttttctcATCACCCCTTCTCCACTATCACGAACCCTGACTTCACtatctttctcctttttttgtgtcAAAGCCGAGCTGGAGGGGACTCGGGTTAGCGCCTTTGTGTCAAATAACACAATGCTTTTTACAACATGATAGCCTTCTTCACCAGGGGGGCTGAATCCAGTGAAAGAGGGGGATGAGGCGGCAGAAGGAGGGGTGAGAGAAGAGGGGAAACTGGGCCAGATTACATACAGGAAGGTAAGGCCTCATGTCCGACCACAGCTTTGTATCCAAGGCGAGGTCGGCGGGTGTAAAGGTGAAgggtggagaggaagagaaagagagatagaaagacGGACTGGGAGGAGGCACAATGTAGTGGAGACAAAGGGGAGGGAGAAACTGAAACAATGATATCAATTTCCACAGCTTGGACTGGATCAGTGCTATGTTAAGTCAACAACAGTATTGATGACACCATGCTCAGAGAATGCTGCCACCGATTATGCATGAATTAATAAATGGAATTATGCAAACATCAGAAATCAGTCAGTGTTGGTTTGATTAAGTAAAATATACCACACTGTAAACATATTAGAAGTAAAATTATAGGTTGTGGAGCCATAACAAAATGTACTTGACAGAATGATTACTGCCATTGTTATGGTGTCATTATATTAGATAATGAGATGATTATCAGTCGTGGAAGAAGTAATGAGATCGTttactggagaaaaaaaagtagcaAGACCACAATCTAAAAATACTTAGATAACAGGTAAAAGTATACTTATTATGCAGAGTGGCGCATAAATTATAATGGCTGCTGATCATTAATGTTGCTGCATGCTGCTGAATGTGTAGATAATTAGAATGACTACATACTGCCGGGCAGCTTCATTTTACACATCAGTTAtggttaataaatatattatatgtggtcaTAATAATCCCAAACTGTAAAGTAACCAATAAGTAAAACGGTGGATTAGAAGTAATATAAGTGTATCAGGTATAGCAgagaatgaaaataataaaatacaagtaTAGTTTGTACTAAAGGAGCTTTTGAGTCAAAGTACTGATGTATTAACATGTCAGAGAGAAAGCTAATTTTACATTAGTGCTATGATTGCTGGAGTAAATCTTAATATTGTATAATGTGCACTAATCATTTAACATCATAATCCTAAATAGTTTTCAGATAAATTAAGCCAATACAATGTGTCCTTCTGAAATATAATTTGAATATATAAAATGGAAATACGCATCATTGCACTGCAGTGCAATAGACTAGAAAATAAGCTTGTGGGGAAACaaattgtacatttatttagtttcctGCAAAATTACGGTCAGCTGTGATATCAACAACAAAACTCAAATCTCAGAGTATGGGATGCATCGGCCACTCACCGTCTCGGTATTGCACTGGCCTGGTTTCTCTGCTTCGGGTACCACTTGATTGGTGATGGTGGCGCTGTTGAAGTTGGGGCTTTTGTCCTGTTTGTCCACTCGGATCAGCCGGCTGATGAACGCGTTGGCAGATGGAGAGCTTTTCGGGGGTCGGTGCTGCTCCTCAAACACCGGCAGCGCTTTGGAGTTCTTGCGACTTTTTCCAGACAGGAGGTTCTCCCAAACTGTGCCATCTTTCGGGGAGATGGCACCACTTCTACTCAACTCTGTGGCGGAGTTCTTCCGGTTTCTTCCGGACAGGAGAGACCCGACTCCTCCGCCCGTGGTGTCCCCAGAGGAGTTCTTCCGATGACCCGATTTGGAGCCCGATGTTTTGGTACCGATGCTGGCCACCAGCCCGGCTTTATTGGCTCGAGGTTGTGAGCCCGATTCGGAGGCTGAGCGGATCCTGTCGGCACCATTCTTCAGGTTGATGGGGAACTCCTTGAACCACTTTGCCATGGTGACTCGGTTGGAAACCAGTACAGCTCTCTGCCTGCTGCGACGCCTCTTTGCGCCATACACCACAGGGCGCCAGAGACGCACCTTTAGAAATCACAGTCTCTCCAACAAAAGGCTTCCGTTGCTTTATTCTATGTGTCGACGAAAGGATCTCCACACTTCAGTTTAAGGCATGTCATAAATGCGTTCAAAAGTCAATGGTTATATTCTTAAacctttaaacaaaaaaagtttggaAGTAATCAGGTTGCATGCTTATTTGGCAAAATAAAGAATCAAA
Proteins encoded in this window:
- the LOC130193090 gene encoding SH2 domain-containing adapter protein E-like translates to MAKWFKEFPINLKNGADRIRSASESGSQPRANKAGLVASIGTKTSGSKSGHRKNSSGDTTGGGVGSLLSGRNRKNSATELSRSGAISPKDGTVWENLLSGKSRKNSKALPVFEEQHRPPKSSPSANAFISRLIRVDKQDKSPNFNSATITNQVVPEAEKPGQCNTETVIILEDYADPFDAQKTREQREAERVGENDGYMEPYDAQQMITEIRRRGSKDLLKVCVLVEASEATVEDSAPVPLQIYDVPYEGSGDGDKTAVMRPELPWEWKKEHIVKTLSAQFDSPERQTKEEMPHPTLTRQPQHPLAQPPQQHQHLRQKSWTQKILRSSPTTPSPSCNPGSIPDPEACCVDPCLPLEKQSWYHGYVTRQEAEFQLQSCKEASFLVRNSESDSSKYSIALKTSQGCVHIIVAQTKESGYTLDQISCVFASIPEVVHHYCSRRLPFGGAEHMTLLHPVPRIH